A stretch of Vulpes vulpes isolate BD-2025 chromosome 4, VulVul3, whole genome shotgun sequence DNA encodes these proteins:
- the OSMR gene encoding oncostatin-M-specific receptor subunit beta isoform X1 encodes MALFSVFQTTFLLALLSLRTHQSEVLSEPLPWAPESLKVSINSTHQCLHLQWSVHNLAYHQELKMVFQIEISRIKTSNVIWVENYSTTVKGNQVLHWSWESKLPLECAKHFIRMRSAVDDATTPEQRFWSNWSSWEEVDVQNSLGHEPLFVFPKDKLVEEGSNVTICYVSRSQQNNISCYLEGVRMQGQQLDPNVSMFNLYDVAFIRETGTNIYCKVDRGDDIKGIVLFVSKILEEPKDFSCETRDFQTLSCTWDPGRDTGLLKQLPQSYTLFESFSGKKILCKHKSWCNWQVAPESQEMYNFTLTAENYLRKRSVHILFNLAHRVHPMAPFNVLFNDVSVTNATITWKVHSTGNYYTLLCQVELYGEGKVIQKHNVSVKVNGELVLSGLQPDTEYSAQVRCANANHFWKWSEWTRQNFTTVEAAPSEAPDIWRNVKSVQGYCVVTLFWKPLTRLQANGEILFYNIVVKDLDRPSGLQLLSVPAPANRTELTLDQRSYQIHVTANNSVGTSPASVLVVSGDPGDEEVEEERVKGTEGGFSLSWKPQLGNITGYVVEWCDRPRDPPCDLQWKHLGPNTTSTVISSDAFRPGVRYNFRIYGISTEMVPHLLEKKTGYSQELAPSDNPRVVMSNLTSHSFTLSWKDYSTESQPSFIRGYHVYLKSKAGQCHPGSEKAVLSDDSVCCKYKIDDPKQKTFVVGNLQPESFYEFLVTPYSAVGEGPHGAFTKVTTPDEYSPMLIRIILPMIFCILLIMILCYLKSQWMKEKCYPDIPDPYKSSVLSLIKSKENPRLTIMNIKDCVPDTIEVVNKHEGTGKSPTEPEAAKPTYLYLLPAEESYSGPGPCICFENFTYNQAASDSASCGHVPVPTKAPSQLGLLTSSENLLTALEKNCMNSLEEIPAGESSLNYVSQVASPMSGEKSSLPTNPPQPELCSEYKMQMAIPLGLAAPSSSGSSSLSSITLLDEGEHYH; translated from the exons gAGAACTATAGCACCACTGTGAAGGGGAACCAGGTTCTGCACTGGAGCTGGGAATCCAAGCTCCCTTTGGAATGTGCGAAACATTTTATAAGAATGAGGAGTGCGGTGGATGATGCCACAACCCCTGAGCAGAGGTTCTGGAGCAACTGGAGTTCCTGGGAGGAAGTGGATG TACAGAATTCTCTTGGACACGAGCCATTGTTCGTTTTCCCTAAAGATAAGCTGGTGGAAGAAGGCTCCAATGTCACCATTTGTTACGTTTCCAGGAGCCAGCAAAATAACATATCCTGTTATTTGGAAGGCGTCCGGATGCAGGGGCAGCAGCTGGATCCAAATGTCTCCATGTTCAACTTGTACGATGTTGCCTTCATTAGGGAAACGGGGACAAATATCTATTGTAAGGTGGACCGAGGAGATGACATAAAGGGCATCGTTCTCTTTGTGTCAA AAATACTTGAGGAGCCCAAGGATTTTTCTTGTGAAACCCGGGACTTTCAGACCTTGAGCTGTACTTGGGATCCTGGGAGAGACACTGGCTTGCTCAAGCAGCTTCCCCAAAGCTACACTTTATTCGAATC attttctggGAAAAAGATACTTTGTAAACACAAAAGCTGGTGTAATTGGCAAGTAGCTCCAGAGTCCCAAGAAATGTATAACTTCACCCTCACGGCCGAAAACTACTTAAGAAAGAGAAGTGTTCACATTCTTTTTAATCTGGCTCATCGAG TGCACCCAATGGCTCCCTTTAATGTATTGTTTAACGATGTAAGTGTCACAAATGCCACCATTACCTGGAAGGTACACTCCACTGGGAATTATTACACACTGTTGTGCCAAGTTGAGCTCTATGGTGAAGGAAAAGTGATACAA AAGCACAATGTTTCCGTCAAGGTGAATGGGGAGCTCGTCTTAAGTGGTCTGCAGCCAGACACAGAGTACTCGGCCCAGGTCCGCTGTGCTAATGCCAACCACTTCTGGAAATGGAGTGAGTGGACTCGTCAGAACTTCACCACAGTTGAAGCTG CTCCCTCGGAGGCTCCTGACATCTGGAGAAATGTGAAGTCAGTGCAGGGATATTGTGTTGTGACTTTATTCTGGAAG cCACTCACAAGATTGCAGGCCAATGGGGAGATCCTGTTCTATAACATCGTCGTCAAAGATCTGGACAGACCGTCCGGCTTGCAGCTCCTGTCCGTTCCGGCCCCCGCCAACCGCACAGAACTAACCCTCGACCAGCGTTCTTACCAGATCCACGTAACGGCCAATAACAGTGTGGGCACGTCCCCCGCCTCGGTCCTCGTGGTCTCTGGAGATCCTGGAGATG AAGAAGTTGAGGAAGAAAGAGTCAAAGGCACAGAAGGTGGATTCTCTCTGTCATGGAAACCCCAACTGGGAAACATCACAGGCTACGTTGTGGAGTGGTGTGACCGTCCCCGGGACCCGCCCTGTGACCTCCAGTGGAAACACCTAGGTCCCAACACCACGAGCACAGTTATTAGCTCAG ATGCTTTTAGACCAGGGGTCCGCTACAACTTCAGAATTTATGGAATTTCTACAGAAATGGTTCCtcatttattagagaaaaaaacaggataCTCCCAGGAGCTGG CTCCTTCGGACAACCCTCGAGTGGTCATGAGTAACCTGACCTCCCACTCCTTCACTCTGAGTTGGAAGGATTATTCCACTGAATCCCAGCCCAGTTTTATCCGAGGGTACCACGTCTACCTGAAATCCAAGGCGGGGCAGTGCCACCCAGGATCTGAAAAGGCCGTTCTTTCAG ATGATTCAGTGTGTTGCAAGTACAAAATTGACGACCCAAAACAAAAGACGTTCGTCGTGGGAAACCTCCAGCCCGAATCCTTCTATGAGTTCCTGGTCACCCCGTACAGCGCTGTGGGCGAGGGCCCCCATGGCGCTTTCACAAAGGTCACGACTCCCGATGAATACT CCCCTATGCTGATACGTATCATACTCCCTATGATTTTCTGCATTTTGCTCATCATGATCCTATGCTACTTGAAAAGTCAGTG GATGAAGGAGAAGTGTTATCCTGACATTCCAGATCCTTACAAGAGCAGTGTTCTGTCATTAATAAAATCCAAG GAGAATCCTcgcctaacaattatgaatatcaAAGACTGTGTTCCAGACACTATTGAAGTTGTAAACAAGCACGAAGGCACTGGGAAGTCACCCACAGAACCTGAGGCTGCCAAGCCCACCTACCTTTACCTCCTCCCAGCAGAGGAGAGCTACTCCGGCCCTGGCCCCTGCATCTGTTTTGAGAACTTTACCTATAATCAGGCAGCTTCTGACTCTGCTTCCTGTGGCCACGTCCCAGTACCCACGAAAGCCCCAAGTCAGCTGGGACTGTTGACATCATCTGAAAATTTACTAACGGCACTAGAAAAAAACTGCATGAACTCCTTGGAAGAAATCCCAGCTGGAGAAAGTAGTTTGAATTATGTATCCCAGGTGGCTTCACCCATGTCTGGAGAGAAGTCCAGTCTCCCCACAAATCCACCACAGCCAGAACTCTGTTcagaatataaaatgcaaatggcCATACCCTTGGGCCTTGCCGCTCCTTCTTCGAGCGGGAGTAGCAGCCTGTCTTCCATTACCCTTTTAGATGAAGGTGAACACTACCACTGA
- the OSMR gene encoding oncostatin-M-specific receptor subunit beta isoform X5 encodes MMPQPLSRGSGATGVPGRKWMNSLGHEPLFVFPKDKLVEEGSNVTICYVSRSQQNNISCYLEGVRMQGQQLDPNVSMFNLYDVAFIRETGTNIYCKVDRGDDIKGIVLFVSKILEEPKDFSCETRDFQTLSCTWDPGRDTGLLKQLPQSYTLFESFSGKKILCKHKSWCNWQVAPESQEMYNFTLTAENYLRKRSVHILFNLAHRVHPMAPFNVLFNDVSVTNATITWKVHSTGNYYTLLCQVELYGEGKVIQKHNVSVKVNGELVLSGLQPDTEYSAQVRCANANHFWKWSEWTRQNFTTVEAAPSEAPDIWRNVKSVQGYCVVTLFWKPLTRLQANGEILFYNIVVKDLDRPSGLQLLSVPAPANRTELTLDQRSYQIHVTANNSVGTSPASVLVVSGDPGDEEVEEERVKGTEGGFSLSWKPQLGNITGYVVEWCDRPRDPPCDLQWKHLGPNTTSTVISSDAFRPGVRYNFRIYGISTEMVPHLLEKKTGYSQELAPSDNPRVVMSNLTSHSFTLSWKDYSTESQPSFIRGYHVYLKSKAGQCHPGSEKAVLSDDSVCCKYKIDDPKQKTFVVGNLQPESFYEFLVTPYSAVGEGPHGAFTKVTTPDEYSPMLIRIILPMIFCILLIMILCYLKSQWMKEKCYPDIPDPYKSSVLSLIKSKENPRLTIMNIKDCVPDTIEVVNKHEGTGKSPTEPEAAKPTYLYLLPAEESYSGPGPCICFENFTYNQAASDSASCGHVPVPTKAPSQLGLLTSSENLLTALEKNCMNSLEEIPAGESSLNYVSQVASPMSGEKSSLPTNPPQPELCSEYKMQMAIPLGLAAPSSSGSSSLSSITLLDEGEHYH; translated from the exons ATGATGCCACAACCCCTGAGCAGAGGTTCTGGAGCAACTGGAGTTCCTGGGAGGAAGTGGATG AATTCTCTTGGACACGAGCCATTGTTCGTTTTCCCTAAAGATAAGCTGGTGGAAGAAGGCTCCAATGTCACCATTTGTTACGTTTCCAGGAGCCAGCAAAATAACATATCCTGTTATTTGGAAGGCGTCCGGATGCAGGGGCAGCAGCTGGATCCAAATGTCTCCATGTTCAACTTGTACGATGTTGCCTTCATTAGGGAAACGGGGACAAATATCTATTGTAAGGTGGACCGAGGAGATGACATAAAGGGCATCGTTCTCTTTGTGTCAA AAATACTTGAGGAGCCCAAGGATTTTTCTTGTGAAACCCGGGACTTTCAGACCTTGAGCTGTACTTGGGATCCTGGGAGAGACACTGGCTTGCTCAAGCAGCTTCCCCAAAGCTACACTTTATTCGAATC attttctggGAAAAAGATACTTTGTAAACACAAAAGCTGGTGTAATTGGCAAGTAGCTCCAGAGTCCCAAGAAATGTATAACTTCACCCTCACGGCCGAAAACTACTTAAGAAAGAGAAGTGTTCACATTCTTTTTAATCTGGCTCATCGAG TGCACCCAATGGCTCCCTTTAATGTATTGTTTAACGATGTAAGTGTCACAAATGCCACCATTACCTGGAAGGTACACTCCACTGGGAATTATTACACACTGTTGTGCCAAGTTGAGCTCTATGGTGAAGGAAAAGTGATACAA AAGCACAATGTTTCCGTCAAGGTGAATGGGGAGCTCGTCTTAAGTGGTCTGCAGCCAGACACAGAGTACTCGGCCCAGGTCCGCTGTGCTAATGCCAACCACTTCTGGAAATGGAGTGAGTGGACTCGTCAGAACTTCACCACAGTTGAAGCTG CTCCCTCGGAGGCTCCTGACATCTGGAGAAATGTGAAGTCAGTGCAGGGATATTGTGTTGTGACTTTATTCTGGAAG cCACTCACAAGATTGCAGGCCAATGGGGAGATCCTGTTCTATAACATCGTCGTCAAAGATCTGGACAGACCGTCCGGCTTGCAGCTCCTGTCCGTTCCGGCCCCCGCCAACCGCACAGAACTAACCCTCGACCAGCGTTCTTACCAGATCCACGTAACGGCCAATAACAGTGTGGGCACGTCCCCCGCCTCGGTCCTCGTGGTCTCTGGAGATCCTGGAGATG AAGAAGTTGAGGAAGAAAGAGTCAAAGGCACAGAAGGTGGATTCTCTCTGTCATGGAAACCCCAACTGGGAAACATCACAGGCTACGTTGTGGAGTGGTGTGACCGTCCCCGGGACCCGCCCTGTGACCTCCAGTGGAAACACCTAGGTCCCAACACCACGAGCACAGTTATTAGCTCAG ATGCTTTTAGACCAGGGGTCCGCTACAACTTCAGAATTTATGGAATTTCTACAGAAATGGTTCCtcatttattagagaaaaaaacaggataCTCCCAGGAGCTGG CTCCTTCGGACAACCCTCGAGTGGTCATGAGTAACCTGACCTCCCACTCCTTCACTCTGAGTTGGAAGGATTATTCCACTGAATCCCAGCCCAGTTTTATCCGAGGGTACCACGTCTACCTGAAATCCAAGGCGGGGCAGTGCCACCCAGGATCTGAAAAGGCCGTTCTTTCAG ATGATTCAGTGTGTTGCAAGTACAAAATTGACGACCCAAAACAAAAGACGTTCGTCGTGGGAAACCTCCAGCCCGAATCCTTCTATGAGTTCCTGGTCACCCCGTACAGCGCTGTGGGCGAGGGCCCCCATGGCGCTTTCACAAAGGTCACGACTCCCGATGAATACT CCCCTATGCTGATACGTATCATACTCCCTATGATTTTCTGCATTTTGCTCATCATGATCCTATGCTACTTGAAAAGTCAGTG GATGAAGGAGAAGTGTTATCCTGACATTCCAGATCCTTACAAGAGCAGTGTTCTGTCATTAATAAAATCCAAG GAGAATCCTcgcctaacaattatgaatatcaAAGACTGTGTTCCAGACACTATTGAAGTTGTAAACAAGCACGAAGGCACTGGGAAGTCACCCACAGAACCTGAGGCTGCCAAGCCCACCTACCTTTACCTCCTCCCAGCAGAGGAGAGCTACTCCGGCCCTGGCCCCTGCATCTGTTTTGAGAACTTTACCTATAATCAGGCAGCTTCTGACTCTGCTTCCTGTGGCCACGTCCCAGTACCCACGAAAGCCCCAAGTCAGCTGGGACTGTTGACATCATCTGAAAATTTACTAACGGCACTAGAAAAAAACTGCATGAACTCCTTGGAAGAAATCCCAGCTGGAGAAAGTAGTTTGAATTATGTATCCCAGGTGGCTTCACCCATGTCTGGAGAGAAGTCCAGTCTCCCCACAAATCCACCACAGCCAGAACTCTGTTcagaatataaaatgcaaatggcCATACCCTTGGGCCTTGCCGCTCCTTCTTCGAGCGGGAGTAGCAGCCTGTCTTCCATTACCCTTTTAGATGAAGGTGAACACTACCACTGA
- the OSMR gene encoding oncostatin-M-specific receptor subunit beta isoform X2 — translation MALFSVFQTTFLLALLSLRTHQSEVLSEPLPWAPESLKVSINSTHQCLHLQWSVHNLAYHQELKMVFQIEISRIKTSNVIWVENYSTTVKGNQVLHWSWESKLPLECAKHFIRMRSAVDDATTPEQRFWSNWSSWEEVDVQNSLGHEPLFVFPKDKLVEEGSNVTICYVSRSQQNNISCYLEGVRMQGQQLDPNVSMFNLYDVAFIRETGTNIYCKVDRGDDIKGIVLFVSKILEEPKDFSCETRDFQTLSCTWDPGRDTGLLKQLPQSYTLFESFSGKKILCKHKSWCNWQVAPESQEMYNFTLTAENYLRKRSVHILFNLAHRVHPMAPFNVLFNDVSVTNATITWKVHSTGNYYTLLCQVELYGEGKVIQKHNVSVKVNGELVLSGLQPDTEYSAQVRCANANHFWKWSEWTRQNFTTVEAAPSEAPDIWRNVKSVQGYCVVTLFWKPLTRLQANGEILFYNIVVKDLDRPSGLQLLSVPAPANRTELTLDQRSYQIHVTANNSVGTSPASVLVVSGDPGDEVEEERVKGTEGGFSLSWKPQLGNITGYVVEWCDRPRDPPCDLQWKHLGPNTTSTVISSDAFRPGVRYNFRIYGISTEMVPHLLEKKTGYSQELAPSDNPRVVMSNLTSHSFTLSWKDYSTESQPSFIRGYHVYLKSKAGQCHPGSEKAVLSDDSVCCKYKIDDPKQKTFVVGNLQPESFYEFLVTPYSAVGEGPHGAFTKVTTPDEYSPMLIRIILPMIFCILLIMILCYLKSQWMKEKCYPDIPDPYKSSVLSLIKSKENPRLTIMNIKDCVPDTIEVVNKHEGTGKSPTEPEAAKPTYLYLLPAEESYSGPGPCICFENFTYNQAASDSASCGHVPVPTKAPSQLGLLTSSENLLTALEKNCMNSLEEIPAGESSLNYVSQVASPMSGEKSSLPTNPPQPELCSEYKMQMAIPLGLAAPSSSGSSSLSSITLLDEGEHYH, via the exons gAGAACTATAGCACCACTGTGAAGGGGAACCAGGTTCTGCACTGGAGCTGGGAATCCAAGCTCCCTTTGGAATGTGCGAAACATTTTATAAGAATGAGGAGTGCGGTGGATGATGCCACAACCCCTGAGCAGAGGTTCTGGAGCAACTGGAGTTCCTGGGAGGAAGTGGATG TACAGAATTCTCTTGGACACGAGCCATTGTTCGTTTTCCCTAAAGATAAGCTGGTGGAAGAAGGCTCCAATGTCACCATTTGTTACGTTTCCAGGAGCCAGCAAAATAACATATCCTGTTATTTGGAAGGCGTCCGGATGCAGGGGCAGCAGCTGGATCCAAATGTCTCCATGTTCAACTTGTACGATGTTGCCTTCATTAGGGAAACGGGGACAAATATCTATTGTAAGGTGGACCGAGGAGATGACATAAAGGGCATCGTTCTCTTTGTGTCAA AAATACTTGAGGAGCCCAAGGATTTTTCTTGTGAAACCCGGGACTTTCAGACCTTGAGCTGTACTTGGGATCCTGGGAGAGACACTGGCTTGCTCAAGCAGCTTCCCCAAAGCTACACTTTATTCGAATC attttctggGAAAAAGATACTTTGTAAACACAAAAGCTGGTGTAATTGGCAAGTAGCTCCAGAGTCCCAAGAAATGTATAACTTCACCCTCACGGCCGAAAACTACTTAAGAAAGAGAAGTGTTCACATTCTTTTTAATCTGGCTCATCGAG TGCACCCAATGGCTCCCTTTAATGTATTGTTTAACGATGTAAGTGTCACAAATGCCACCATTACCTGGAAGGTACACTCCACTGGGAATTATTACACACTGTTGTGCCAAGTTGAGCTCTATGGTGAAGGAAAAGTGATACAA AAGCACAATGTTTCCGTCAAGGTGAATGGGGAGCTCGTCTTAAGTGGTCTGCAGCCAGACACAGAGTACTCGGCCCAGGTCCGCTGTGCTAATGCCAACCACTTCTGGAAATGGAGTGAGTGGACTCGTCAGAACTTCACCACAGTTGAAGCTG CTCCCTCGGAGGCTCCTGACATCTGGAGAAATGTGAAGTCAGTGCAGGGATATTGTGTTGTGACTTTATTCTGGAAG cCACTCACAAGATTGCAGGCCAATGGGGAGATCCTGTTCTATAACATCGTCGTCAAAGATCTGGACAGACCGTCCGGCTTGCAGCTCCTGTCCGTTCCGGCCCCCGCCAACCGCACAGAACTAACCCTCGACCAGCGTTCTTACCAGATCCACGTAACGGCCAATAACAGTGTGGGCACGTCCCCCGCCTCGGTCCTCGTGGTCTCTGGAGATCCTGGAGATG AAGTTGAGGAAGAAAGAGTCAAAGGCACAGAAGGTGGATTCTCTCTGTCATGGAAACCCCAACTGGGAAACATCACAGGCTACGTTGTGGAGTGGTGTGACCGTCCCCGGGACCCGCCCTGTGACCTCCAGTGGAAACACCTAGGTCCCAACACCACGAGCACAGTTATTAGCTCAG ATGCTTTTAGACCAGGGGTCCGCTACAACTTCAGAATTTATGGAATTTCTACAGAAATGGTTCCtcatttattagagaaaaaaacaggataCTCCCAGGAGCTGG CTCCTTCGGACAACCCTCGAGTGGTCATGAGTAACCTGACCTCCCACTCCTTCACTCTGAGTTGGAAGGATTATTCCACTGAATCCCAGCCCAGTTTTATCCGAGGGTACCACGTCTACCTGAAATCCAAGGCGGGGCAGTGCCACCCAGGATCTGAAAAGGCCGTTCTTTCAG ATGATTCAGTGTGTTGCAAGTACAAAATTGACGACCCAAAACAAAAGACGTTCGTCGTGGGAAACCTCCAGCCCGAATCCTTCTATGAGTTCCTGGTCACCCCGTACAGCGCTGTGGGCGAGGGCCCCCATGGCGCTTTCACAAAGGTCACGACTCCCGATGAATACT CCCCTATGCTGATACGTATCATACTCCCTATGATTTTCTGCATTTTGCTCATCATGATCCTATGCTACTTGAAAAGTCAGTG GATGAAGGAGAAGTGTTATCCTGACATTCCAGATCCTTACAAGAGCAGTGTTCTGTCATTAATAAAATCCAAG GAGAATCCTcgcctaacaattatgaatatcaAAGACTGTGTTCCAGACACTATTGAAGTTGTAAACAAGCACGAAGGCACTGGGAAGTCACCCACAGAACCTGAGGCTGCCAAGCCCACCTACCTTTACCTCCTCCCAGCAGAGGAGAGCTACTCCGGCCCTGGCCCCTGCATCTGTTTTGAGAACTTTACCTATAATCAGGCAGCTTCTGACTCTGCTTCCTGTGGCCACGTCCCAGTACCCACGAAAGCCCCAAGTCAGCTGGGACTGTTGACATCATCTGAAAATTTACTAACGGCACTAGAAAAAAACTGCATGAACTCCTTGGAAGAAATCCCAGCTGGAGAAAGTAGTTTGAATTATGTATCCCAGGTGGCTTCACCCATGTCTGGAGAGAAGTCCAGTCTCCCCACAAATCCACCACAGCCAGAACTCTGTTcagaatataaaatgcaaatggcCATACCCTTGGGCCTTGCCGCTCCTTCTTCGAGCGGGAGTAGCAGCCTGTCTTCCATTACCCTTTTAGATGAAGGTGAACACTACCACTGA
- the OSMR gene encoding oncostatin-M-specific receptor subunit beta isoform X4 — MRLTSILSEPLPWAPESLKVSINSTHQCLHLQWSVHNLAYHQELKMVFQIEISRIKTSNVIWVENYSTTVKGNQVLHWSWESKLPLECAKHFIRMRSAVDDATTPEQRFWSNWSSWEEVDVQNSLGHEPLFVFPKDKLVEEGSNVTICYVSRSQQNNISCYLEGVRMQGQQLDPNVSMFNLYDVAFIRETGTNIYCKVDRGDDIKGIVLFVSKILEEPKDFSCETRDFQTLSCTWDPGRDTGLLKQLPQSYTLFESFSGKKILCKHKSWCNWQVAPESQEMYNFTLTAENYLRKRSVHILFNLAHRVHPMAPFNVLFNDVSVTNATITWKVHSTGNYYTLLCQVELYGEGKVIQKHNVSVKVNGELVLSGLQPDTEYSAQVRCANANHFWKWSEWTRQNFTTVEAAPSEAPDIWRNVKSVQGYCVVTLFWKPLTRLQANGEILFYNIVVKDLDRPSGLQLLSVPAPANRTELTLDQRSYQIHVTANNSVGTSPASVLVVSGDPGDEEVEEERVKGTEGGFSLSWKPQLGNITGYVVEWCDRPRDPPCDLQWKHLGPNTTSTVISSDAFRPGVRYNFRIYGISTEMVPHLLEKKTGYSQELAPSDNPRVVMSNLTSHSFTLSWKDYSTESQPSFIRGYHVYLKSKAGQCHPGSEKAVLSDDSVCCKYKIDDPKQKTFVVGNLQPESFYEFLVTPYSAVGEGPHGAFTKVTTPDEYSPMLIRIILPMIFCILLIMILCYLKSQWMKEKCYPDIPDPYKSSVLSLIKSKENPRLTIMNIKDCVPDTIEVVNKHEGTGKSPTEPEAAKPTYLYLLPAEESYSGPGPCICFENFTYNQAASDSASCGHVPVPTKAPSQLGLLTSSENLLTALEKNCMNSLEEIPAGESSLNYVSQVASPMSGEKSSLPTNPPQPELCSEYKMQMAIPLGLAAPSSSGSSSLSSITLLDEGEHYH, encoded by the exons gAGAACTATAGCACCACTGTGAAGGGGAACCAGGTTCTGCACTGGAGCTGGGAATCCAAGCTCCCTTTGGAATGTGCGAAACATTTTATAAGAATGAGGAGTGCGGTGGATGATGCCACAACCCCTGAGCAGAGGTTCTGGAGCAACTGGAGTTCCTGGGAGGAAGTGGATG TACAGAATTCTCTTGGACACGAGCCATTGTTCGTTTTCCCTAAAGATAAGCTGGTGGAAGAAGGCTCCAATGTCACCATTTGTTACGTTTCCAGGAGCCAGCAAAATAACATATCCTGTTATTTGGAAGGCGTCCGGATGCAGGGGCAGCAGCTGGATCCAAATGTCTCCATGTTCAACTTGTACGATGTTGCCTTCATTAGGGAAACGGGGACAAATATCTATTGTAAGGTGGACCGAGGAGATGACATAAAGGGCATCGTTCTCTTTGTGTCAA AAATACTTGAGGAGCCCAAGGATTTTTCTTGTGAAACCCGGGACTTTCAGACCTTGAGCTGTACTTGGGATCCTGGGAGAGACACTGGCTTGCTCAAGCAGCTTCCCCAAAGCTACACTTTATTCGAATC attttctggGAAAAAGATACTTTGTAAACACAAAAGCTGGTGTAATTGGCAAGTAGCTCCAGAGTCCCAAGAAATGTATAACTTCACCCTCACGGCCGAAAACTACTTAAGAAAGAGAAGTGTTCACATTCTTTTTAATCTGGCTCATCGAG TGCACCCAATGGCTCCCTTTAATGTATTGTTTAACGATGTAAGTGTCACAAATGCCACCATTACCTGGAAGGTACACTCCACTGGGAATTATTACACACTGTTGTGCCAAGTTGAGCTCTATGGTGAAGGAAAAGTGATACAA AAGCACAATGTTTCCGTCAAGGTGAATGGGGAGCTCGTCTTAAGTGGTCTGCAGCCAGACACAGAGTACTCGGCCCAGGTCCGCTGTGCTAATGCCAACCACTTCTGGAAATGGAGTGAGTGGACTCGTCAGAACTTCACCACAGTTGAAGCTG CTCCCTCGGAGGCTCCTGACATCTGGAGAAATGTGAAGTCAGTGCAGGGATATTGTGTTGTGACTTTATTCTGGAAG cCACTCACAAGATTGCAGGCCAATGGGGAGATCCTGTTCTATAACATCGTCGTCAAAGATCTGGACAGACCGTCCGGCTTGCAGCTCCTGTCCGTTCCGGCCCCCGCCAACCGCACAGAACTAACCCTCGACCAGCGTTCTTACCAGATCCACGTAACGGCCAATAACAGTGTGGGCACGTCCCCCGCCTCGGTCCTCGTGGTCTCTGGAGATCCTGGAGATG AAGAAGTTGAGGAAGAAAGAGTCAAAGGCACAGAAGGTGGATTCTCTCTGTCATGGAAACCCCAACTGGGAAACATCACAGGCTACGTTGTGGAGTGGTGTGACCGTCCCCGGGACCCGCCCTGTGACCTCCAGTGGAAACACCTAGGTCCCAACACCACGAGCACAGTTATTAGCTCAG ATGCTTTTAGACCAGGGGTCCGCTACAACTTCAGAATTTATGGAATTTCTACAGAAATGGTTCCtcatttattagagaaaaaaacaggataCTCCCAGGAGCTGG CTCCTTCGGACAACCCTCGAGTGGTCATGAGTAACCTGACCTCCCACTCCTTCACTCTGAGTTGGAAGGATTATTCCACTGAATCCCAGCCCAGTTTTATCCGAGGGTACCACGTCTACCTGAAATCCAAGGCGGGGCAGTGCCACCCAGGATCTGAAAAGGCCGTTCTTTCAG ATGATTCAGTGTGTTGCAAGTACAAAATTGACGACCCAAAACAAAAGACGTTCGTCGTGGGAAACCTCCAGCCCGAATCCTTCTATGAGTTCCTGGTCACCCCGTACAGCGCTGTGGGCGAGGGCCCCCATGGCGCTTTCACAAAGGTCACGACTCCCGATGAATACT CCCCTATGCTGATACGTATCATACTCCCTATGATTTTCTGCATTTTGCTCATCATGATCCTATGCTACTTGAAAAGTCAGTG GATGAAGGAGAAGTGTTATCCTGACATTCCAGATCCTTACAAGAGCAGTGTTCTGTCATTAATAAAATCCAAG GAGAATCCTcgcctaacaattatgaatatcaAAGACTGTGTTCCAGACACTATTGAAGTTGTAAACAAGCACGAAGGCACTGGGAAGTCACCCACAGAACCTGAGGCTGCCAAGCCCACCTACCTTTACCTCCTCCCAGCAGAGGAGAGCTACTCCGGCCCTGGCCCCTGCATCTGTTTTGAGAACTTTACCTATAATCAGGCAGCTTCTGACTCTGCTTCCTGTGGCCACGTCCCAGTACCCACGAAAGCCCCAAGTCAGCTGGGACTGTTGACATCATCTGAAAATTTACTAACGGCACTAGAAAAAAACTGCATGAACTCCTTGGAAGAAATCCCAGCTGGAGAAAGTAGTTTGAATTATGTATCCCAGGTGGCTTCACCCATGTCTGGAGAGAAGTCCAGTCTCCCCACAAATCCACCACAGCCAGAACTCTGTTcagaatataaaatgcaaatggcCATACCCTTGGGCCTTGCCGCTCCTTCTTCGAGCGGGAGTAGCAGCCTGTCTTCCATTACCCTTTTAGATGAAGGTGAACACTACCACTGA